In one window of Leptospirillum ferriphilum DNA:
- a CDS encoding TrbG/VirB9 family P-type conjugative transfer protein, whose product MKKGFLAGFVLSLAVVLLPTFYYMDARSSSDRQGKTEVSAEPPDLFPGNPKRDPSPSATRATDPALAPIPPSPASPVPSPAPEADVLAPSSPKGEPAGEIVMLKKPMPVQAFPPPAPVRPEGGIRTRVYDPDRIYTLRTAVSHVTLVDLPEDAKEVYMGDSKLFLAEVFGKRVKVKPITYNPDARTNMIIYTLNKRLTFRIVMVPPGQEDDLVTFLSPREETVVNLNPLKTEIQKSLEAKVSEKMAKDRLVSLEEAGPTDPLPIEGRGNGIRLRLLGFTRTPADARIFALFEVLNTGRTTFRVERIRLRGYRRSVLWEGEKQWKENADWESTFDREILPGKTGRFLLSVTRIPTSGGRRGLEIELDGQTQAGTEIVRGDSGGERH is encoded by the coding sequence ATGAAAAAAGGGTTTCTGGCCGGCTTTGTTCTTTCTCTCGCGGTGGTCCTTCTTCCCACTTTCTATTATATGGATGCCCGCTCCTCGTCGGACCGGCAGGGCAAAACAGAGGTTTCCGCCGAACCCCCGGATCTGTTCCCGGGCAACCCGAAGAGGGATCCCTCGCCCTCCGCGACACGCGCCACCGATCCCGCCCTTGCCCCGATTCCGCCCTCACCGGCGTCCCCCGTCCCTTCTCCTGCTCCGGAAGCCGATGTCCTGGCCCCTTCCTCCCCAAAAGGAGAACCGGCGGGCGAAATCGTCATGCTGAAAAAACCGATGCCGGTTCAGGCCTTTCCCCCTCCGGCTCCCGTCCGTCCGGAAGGAGGGATCCGGACCCGGGTCTACGACCCCGACCGGATCTACACTCTCCGGACAGCGGTGTCCCACGTCACCCTCGTCGATCTGCCGGAAGACGCCAAGGAGGTCTATATGGGCGACTCCAAGCTTTTTCTGGCCGAAGTGTTCGGAAAAAGGGTCAAGGTCAAACCCATCACCTACAACCCGGACGCCCGGACGAACATGATCATCTACACGCTCAACAAACGGCTGACCTTTCGAATCGTGATGGTCCCTCCGGGACAGGAGGACGACCTCGTCACTTTCCTCTCCCCCCGGGAAGAGACCGTGGTCAACCTGAATCCCCTGAAAACAGAAATTCAGAAATCCCTGGAAGCGAAAGTGTCGGAGAAAATGGCTAAGGATCGTCTCGTCTCTCTTGAAGAGGCCGGACCGACCGATCCGCTTCCCATCGAGGGAAGGGGGAACGGGATCCGGTTGCGGCTCCTGGGATTTACCCGCACCCCGGCAGATGCCCGAATCTTCGCTCTGTTCGAAGTCTTGAACACCGGCAGGACGACCTTCCGGGTGGAGAGGATCCGTCTTCGGGGATATCGCCGGTCGGTCCTGTGGGAAGGGGAAAAGCAATGGAAGGAAAATGCGGACTGGGAATCCACCTTCGATCGGGAGATCCTTCCGGGGAAGACCGGGCGGTTTTTGCTATCCGTCACCCGGATCCCGACCTCCGGAGGACGAAGGGGGCTCGAAATCGAATTGGACGGACAAACACAGGCGGGTACGGAGATCGTCCGGGGCGATTCGGGAGGAGAAAGACACTGA